GGCGGCGCTTTCCTAGCCCCTGATCGAAGCAGGGTGATCGCTTTGAAAGCCTTGTGCCGACTGGATTTTCCGACTTCGCGCTTTCTCTGCTGCAGCGACTCCGATATAATCCGAAGGTTTTTTGTATCCGGTCTTTGGTTTTCCTTTCAGGGAAGAGGGTCATGAGCGTTGAACAAAAGATGGACAACGGCCGCCGCACGCTGTTGCTGGCGACGTCCGCCGCAGGCGGCGTCGCGGCGGTGGCCACGGCGGTGCCGTTCGTTGCCAGTCTGACGCCGTCCGAGCGCGCCAAGGCAGCAGGGGCGCCGGTCGAGGTCGATGTGGGCAAACTCGCCCCGGGCGAGATGATGACGGTGGAATGGCGCGGCAAGCCCGTGTGGATCCTGCGTCGCACCCCCGAAATGCTGGCGTCGCTGGACAAGACGGACGACAAGGTCAGCGATCCGCAGTCCGACAAGCTGCAGCAGCCCGAGTACGCCAAGAACAAGCATCGCTCGATCAAGCCCGAGTA
Above is a window of Azoarcus olearius DNA encoding:
- the petA gene encoding ubiquinol-cytochrome c reductase iron-sulfur subunit, whose translation is MSVEQKMDNGRRTLLLATSAAGGVAAVATAVPFVASLTPSERAKAAGAPVEVDVGKLAPGEMMTVEWRGKPVWILRRTPEMLASLDKTDDKVSDPQSDKLQQPEYAKNKHRSIKPEYLIAVGICTHLGCSPSDKFKVGAESGVGADWPGGFLCPCHGSQFDLAGRVYKSMPAPDNLEIPPHKYVADTTILVGEDGKA